In Neofelis nebulosa isolate mNeoNeb1 chromosome 10, mNeoNeb1.pri, whole genome shotgun sequence, one DNA window encodes the following:
- the LOC131487376 gene encoding olfactory receptor 56A4-like: protein MVLFLNNTGTQVTEFLMICFPGMQETQHWLSVVLAPLLVLALGANFVLLLTIRQETSLHEPMYYLLAILSVLDIILCLTVIPKVLLIFWFNMKTISLAGCFLQMFIMNTFLPMESSTFLVMAYDRYVAICHPLHYPSIITEKFVIYAAIFMVFRNFLATLPTPVLAARLNYCASNVVENCICANISVAKLSCGDIHPNKLYQFVSVWCLLGSDLVLILLSYCFILRAVKRLQSGGAATKALSTCGSHLILILFFYTLLLVFIFTNKAEKKVPSEVPILLNVLHHLIPPALNPIVYGVRTQEIKQGILKLFKYQF from the exons ATGGTACTATTTCTCAACAACACAGGCACCCAGGTGACTGAATTCCTGATGATTTGCTTCCCAGGAATGCAGGAAACACAGCACTGGCTATCTGTAGTCCTTGCTCCCCTCCTGGTTTTGGCTTTGGGGGCCAACTTTGTGTTATTACTCACCATTCGGCAAGAGACATCTCTGCACGAACCCATGTACTACCTGCTTGCCATCCTCTCCGTGCTGGATATCATCCTCTGCCTCACTGTCATCCCCAAG GTCCTGCTCATCTTCTGGTTCAACATGAAGACCATCAGCCTTGCAGGCTGCTTTCTGCAGATGTTCATCATGAATACATTCCTTCCTATGGAGTCTTCCACCTTCCTGgtcatggcctatgaccgctatgtggccatttGCCATCCTCTGCACTACCCGTCCATCATCACTGAAAAATTTGTCATTTATGCAGCCATCTTCATGGTCTTCCGCAATTTTCTGGCCACACTACCCACACCAGTTCTGGCTGCCAGGCTCAACTACTGTGCCAGCAATGTGGTGGAGAACTGTATCTGTGCCAACATTTCTGTAGCAAAGCTCTCCTGTGGGGATATTCACCCAAATAAGCTCTACCAATTTGTGAGTGTTTGGTGTCTACTGGGTTCTGACCTAGTGCTCATCTTACTATCCTACTGCTTCATCCTGAGGGCTGTTAAACGTCTGCAGTCAGGAGGTGCAGCAACCAAAGCCTTGAGTACTTGTGGTTCCCATCTCATTCTTATACTTTTCTTCTATACATTGCTGCTTGTCTTCATCTTCACAAACAAGGCAGAAAAGAAGGTGCCCTCAGAGGTACCCATTCTTCTCAATGTCTTGCACCACCTCATTCCACCAGCCCTGAACCCCATTGTTTATGGAGTACGAACCCAGGAAATCAAGCAAGggattctcaaactattcaagtACCAGTTTTGA
- the LOC131487375 gene encoding olfactory receptor 56A3: MTTHGNDSTRVSDFLLNCFVRSPSWQLWLSLPLSLLFLLAMGANVILLITIRLEVSLHQPMYYLLSIVSLLDIVVCLTVIPKVLAIFWFDLKSISFYACFLQMYIMNCFLSMESCTFMVMAYDRYVAICHPLKYPSIITDQFVVKAAVFILARNALLTVSIPILSARLHYCGRNVIENCICANMSVSRLSCDDVTINRLLQFAGGWTLLGSDLILIFLSYTLILRAVLRLKAEGAVAKALSTCGSHFILILFFSTILLVFVLTHVVKKKVSPDVPVLLNVLHHVIPAALNPIVYGVRTQEVKQGIQRLLKKGW; this comes from the coding sequence ATGACAACTCATGGAAATGACTCCACTAGGGTTTCAGACTTTCTCCTGAATTGTTTTGTCAGGTCCCCCAGCTGGCAGCTCTGGctgtccctgcccctcagccTCCTATTCCTCCTGGCCATGGGGGCTAATGTTATTCTCCTAATCACCATCCGGCTGGAGGTCTCTCTACACCAGCCCATGTACTACCTGCTCAGTATTGTCTCCCTGCTGGACATTGTTGTCTGCCTCACTGTCATCCCCAAAGTCCTGGCCATCTTCTGGTTTGACCTCAAGTCCATCAGTTTCTATGCCTGCTTCCTCCAGATGTACATCATGAACTGCTTCCTTTCCATGGAGTCCTGCACATTCATGgtcatggcctatgaccgctatgtaGCCATCTGCCACCCACTGAAGTACCCATCCATCATCACTGACCAATTTGTAGTCAAGGCTGCTGTCTTTATTTTGGCCAGGAATGCACTTCTTACTGTGTCCATTCCCATCCTCTCTGCCCGGCTCCATTACTGTGGGAGAAATGTCATTGAGAATTGCATCTGTGCCAATATGTCTGTCTCCAGGCTCTCCTGTGATGATGTCACCATCAATCGCCTCCTCCAGTTTGCTGGAGGCTGGACACTGCTAGGATCCGACCTCATCCTCATCTTCCTCTCCTACACCCTCATACTGCGAGCGGTGCTGAGACTCAAGGCAGAGGGTGCTGTGGCCAAGGCCCTGAGCACATGTGGCTCCCACTTCATCCTTATCCTCTTCTTCAGCACCATCCTTCTGGTCTTCGTGCTCACTCATGTGGTGAAGAAGAAGGTCTCCCCTGATGTTCCAGTCTTGCTCAACGTCCTCCACCATGTCATCCCCGCAGCCCTCAACCCCATAGTTTATGGAGTGCGGACCCAGGAGGTCAAGCAAGGAATCCAGAGATTACTGAAGAAAGGGTGGTAA